A single genomic interval of Halorubrum aethiopicum harbors:
- the pyrH gene encoding UMP kinase encodes MRVVVSIGGSVLAPELDPERVAAYADAVERLTAEECSVAAVVGGGGVAREYITTARELGGNEVELDELGIGTTRLNARLLIAALGDAAAPAPATGYDEAAAAFRRGEVPVMGGITPGQTTDAVAVALAESVDADLLVFATSADGVYDVDPNSHDDATRFESLSPAELVDVVLPMSRNAGSSAPVDLLAAKLIDRAGVRSVVLDGTDPEAVVDAVLRGEHTGTNVIPEGSTEPAAWARGR; translated from the coding sequence ATGAGAGTCGTCGTTTCCATCGGCGGGAGCGTGCTCGCGCCGGAGCTCGATCCCGAACGTGTCGCCGCCTACGCCGACGCGGTCGAGCGGCTGACGGCGGAGGAGTGTTCGGTCGCGGCCGTCGTCGGCGGCGGCGGCGTCGCTCGCGAGTACATCACGACCGCCCGCGAGCTCGGCGGCAACGAGGTCGAGCTCGACGAGCTGGGGATCGGCACCACGCGGCTCAACGCTCGCCTGCTGATCGCGGCGCTCGGCGACGCGGCCGCGCCCGCGCCGGCGACGGGGTACGACGAGGCGGCCGCCGCGTTCCGCCGGGGGGAGGTGCCCGTGATGGGCGGGATAACGCCCGGCCAGACGACCGACGCGGTCGCGGTCGCGCTCGCGGAGTCCGTCGACGCCGACCTGCTCGTGTTCGCGACGAGCGCCGACGGCGTCTACGATGTCGATCCCAACAGCCACGACGACGCCACGCGGTTCGAGTCGCTGTCGCCGGCCGAACTCGTCGACGTGGTGCTCCCGATGAGCCGGAACGCCGGCTCCTCCGCCCCCGTCGACCTGCTCGCGGCGAAGCTGATCGACCGCGCCGGGGTCCGCTCCGTCGTCCTCGACGGCACCGACCCCGAGGCGGTCGTCGACGCCGTCCTCCGCGGCGAGCACACGGGAACGAACGTGATCCCCGAGGGAAGCACGGAACCGGCGGCGTGGGCGAGGGGGCGATGA
- a CDS encoding redoxin domain-containing protein: MIETGVKAPDFAAPAVADGRATELALYRLVESYRAVVLAFAPATFVPTTTAAFAAVRDAGWHDREDLAVVALTGDSLYAGFAYVDRFDLPFPVVSDFHGGIADSYDLLADSWEGHADVPRRATVVIDGDWRVRFAEAATDALDRPAPAPVENATATLRELGVDVDRPRVNYDGPW, translated from the coding sequence ATGATCGAGACCGGCGTCAAAGCCCCCGACTTCGCCGCGCCGGCGGTCGCCGACGGGCGGGCGACCGAGCTCGCGCTCTACCGGCTCGTGGAGTCATACCGCGCGGTCGTCCTCGCGTTCGCGCCGGCGACGTTCGTCCCGACGACCACGGCGGCGTTCGCGGCGGTCCGGGACGCCGGATGGCACGACCGAGAGGACCTGGCCGTGGTCGCGCTGACCGGCGACTCGCTGTACGCCGGGTTCGCGTACGTCGACCGCTTCGATCTCCCGTTCCCGGTCGTCTCGGACTTCCACGGCGGGATCGCCGACTCCTACGACCTGCTGGCCGACTCGTGGGAGGGGCACGCCGACGTCCCGCGCCGCGCGACCGTCGTGATCGACGGCGACTGGCGGGTCCGGTTCGCCGAGGCGGCGACCGACGCGCTCGACCGCCCCGCGCCCGCGCCGGTCGAGAACGCGACCGCGACGCTGCGGGAGTTGGGCGTCGACGTCGACCGCCCGCGCGTGAACTACGACGGGCCGTGGTGA